GCACATCGACGCGGTTCAGTCCCACACTTCCAAAAGGTTGCGGATACACTCCGTGCTTCGTGATCGGGTCCATGTACCAGAAATCATTTTGGTAGAAGTTATTGGCCGCCAGGATCGTGTACGAAAGCCCCGCGCGCTCGATCTCCGCCCTGATGTCGATTTTGGTCTTGAAGTGGGGAATGTGCGGCGCCTTGTCTACATTGTGAATGCCGAGAAATACGACCCGCCGCACACCTGCCTGCTTCATGGCCCGAATCACGTTCGTGCCCTCGTCCGCTTCCGACTGGCTCAGCGCTGTCAACAGGAACACAGCGTCCACACCCTGCACAGCAGCAGAAAGCGTTTCCGGTTTCAGCAAGTCAGCCATTACGGCAGTCGCGCCTGCGGGAAGGTTCCGAGCGCGTTCCGGCGAGCGCGTACCGACGCGCACATCAAGGTCCTCGGCAGCTAAGCCGGCCACTACTTTCGATCCAACCGTTCCCGTACCACCTAGCACCAGAACTTGCATAGCTATCTCCCCGCAAAGACTGAGTCGCAAAATATCCAGTGTTGGATGTAGCTCGACCTCCACCGGTCGCAATAGAAAAGCTCTCGCGATTGCGAAAGCTCTGACCTCAAACAAATTAGAGCGCCATGTCTACCGGAGCGCCGAGGCGCGAAGTGGAGACACCCTGCGTTTCGTGTGGCGTACGCTCACCCATGGTGCGTGTTCTGATTGGCTTTGTCAGCAGTCTCAGCCCTCGCGAGTGCGGGAGCTTTTGGGTAGGGAAGCCTTATTCACGAACGCGCAGAATCCAGAATAAAGCTATTCCGTCCGCATGTTCGCCGCTGCGTGCACGGCGATCAGTTGTTGCAATACGCCGCGTAGATTCTTCAGGTCAAGCGCGTTTGCCCCATCCGACTTCGCCTGCGCGGGGTTGTCATGAACTTCCATGAATATGCCGTCGATTCCGGCCGCAACCGCCGCCCGCGAAAGCACAGGGATGAACTGCGGCTGTCCACCACTCTGGGCTCCATCGCCCGCAGAGGGAAGTTGCACGCTATGGGTAGCGTCGAACACCACTGGCGCGAACTCACGCATGATTGCCAACGAACGCATATCAACAACGAGATTGTTGTAGCCGAAGCTCGATCCCCGCTCCGTCAGAAAAACGCGGTCATTGCCACTCTCGCGGATCTTGGCCACCGCGTGTTGCATATCCCACGGCGAAACGAACTGACCCTTCTTGATGTTCACCGCTCGCCCGGACTTTGCCGCCGCTACAAGCAAGTCGGTCTGTCGGCACAGGAACGCCGGAATTTGCAGCACATCCACCGCTTCCGCCACGCGCTCTACATCGTGCGCATCGTGGACATCGGTCAGCACGGGAACACCAACACTCTTCGCAACGCTGGCGAGAATCCGCAATCCATCATCCATGCCCGGTCCGCGAAAACTGCGAATGGAAGTGCGATTCGCTTTGTCGTACGAAGCTTTGAAGATGTAGGGCAGGTGCAGAGCCGTGCAAACGCCAGCAATAGAATTTGCCATCTTCAAAGCGTGCTCTTCGCTCTCAATAACGCACGGACCGGCAATGAGGAACAGTTCGCCGGAGCCGACAGTAACGTTTCCAACCTGGAAGTTTTCGATCATCTCAAACTCTTGAGTCTGTCACGCATTGCAACTCTTTACCCGTGTCAAGCTGAGCGCAGCGAAGCTCAGCTTTCCATCAGTACGCGAATACGAGAGCCTTACGCTTTTGCCGGCCTCAAGAACATGTCTTCGTGCGCCTGCGCCGTTTCGGTTATCCGCTTCTTGCGATTCTCATAGCTCGCCTTCACGAATGCCAGGAACAACGGGTGCGGCTCCAGCGGCTTCGACTTGAACTCGGGGTGGAACTGGCAGCCGAGGAAGTACGGGTGATCGGCCAACTCTACGATTTCGACGTACGTTCCGTCGGGCGTTGTTCCAGTGATTTTCAGCCCAGCGCCTGTGAGCAGCGCTTCGTACTCGCGGTTGAATTCATAGCGATGGCGATGGCGCTCGCTGATCTCGGTAGCGCCATAAGCGGCGTGCGCCTTGGAACCGGGTTCGAGCTTGCAAGTCCAGGCGCCCAGGCGCATCGTGCCGCCCAGTTCTTCCACGCCGCGCAGTTCGCGCAGCTTGTAGATGACACGATGCGGCGTTGCGGGATCGAACTCGCTCGAGTTCGCATCGTTCAGGCCGCAGACGTTGCGCGCAAACTCTATGCAGGCAGTCTGCATGCCAAGGCAGATACCGAAGAAGGGGACCTTGTACTCGCGCGCGTAGCGGATTCCGTTCAGCATTCCGCCGATGCCGCGCTTGCCGAATCCGCCCGGAACTAGGATCCCGTCATAGCCTTCCAGTTGTGCCCTGTAACTGTCGTCCTTGGTCTCGAGACCTTCAGCTTCGATCCATTGCACAACGAGTTTCAGGTTGTAGCTCAGCGCGGCGTGTACGAGCGCTTCCTTCAGCGACTTGTAGGAATCCTCATACTCAACGTACTTGCCGACAATTCCGATCTTCACTTCGTCTTTCGGGTTGTAAGCGCGGTGGACGAGGTCTTGCCAACTGGTCAAATCCGGCTCGCGCGATTCCATGTGCAGGTACTTGAGAACAAGCCTGTCCACGCCCTCCTGGGAGTAGACAAGCAGCAATTCGTAGATGCTTGCAACATCTTTTGCCGTGATTACGGCTTCGTCTTCCAGGTTGCAGAAGAGAGCGATCTTCGACTTGATGTCCTTCGACAGGAAGCGATCCGTGCGGCACAGAAGGATGTCAGGCTGGATCCCGACCGAAAGCAGTTCTTTCACGGAGTGCTGCGTCGGCTTGGTTTTCAACTCGGCCGCAGCGGCAATCCAGGGCACCAGCGTTACGTGGACGAAGCAAGTGTTCTCGCGTCCAAGTTCCTGGCGCATCTGGCGTATAGCCTCGATGAACGGCAGCGATTCGATGTCGCCGACGGTTCCGCCAATCTCGACGATGGTGACGTCAACGTCCTGGGCCACTTTCTTCATCGCGGCCTTGATCTCGTTCGTCACATGCGGGATGACCTGCACGGTTTTGCCGAGATAATCACCGCGTCGTTCTTTTGCGATGATCTGCTCGTAGATGCGGCCGGTTGTCAGGTTGTTATCGCGCG
This Clostridia bacterium DNA region includes the following protein-coding sequences:
- a CDS encoding NmrA family NAD(P)-binding protein yields the protein MQVLVLGGTGTVGSKVVAGLAAEDLDVRVGTRSPERARNLPAGATAVMADLLKPETLSAAVQGVDAVFLLTALSQSEADEGTNVIRAMKQAGVRRVVFLGIHNVDKAPHIPHFKTKIDIRAEIERAGLSYTILAANNFYQNDFWYMDPITKHGVYPQPFGSVGLNRVDVRDIADAAVNVLTGSGHEGQTYPLVGPDVLTGETTAEIYSEAFGTPVHYGGDDLDAFAAQSKQFMPEWLVDDLRIMYDFFQKHGLRASAEDFAQQQKALGHALRKFQDFAAELASMAKASATGA
- a CDS encoding CTP synthase, with the translated sequence MSPKYIFVTGGVVSSLGKGLSAASIGGLLESRGLKVTLQKFDPYLNVDPGTMSPFQHGEVFVTDDGAETDLDLGHYERFTHAKLTRDNNLTTGRIYEQIIAKERRGDYLGKTVQVIPHVTNEIKAAMKKVAQDVDVTIVEIGGTVGDIESLPFIEAIRQMRQELGRENTCFVHVTLVPWIAAAAELKTKPTQHSVKELLSVGIQPDILLCRTDRFLSKDIKSKIALFCNLEDEAVITAKDVASIYELLLVYSQEGVDRLVLKYLHMESREPDLTSWQDLVHRAYNPKDEVKIGIVGKYVEYEDSYKSLKEALVHAALSYNLKLVVQWIEAEGLETKDDSYRAQLEGYDGILVPGGFGKRGIGGMLNGIRYAREYKVPFFGICLGMQTACIEFARNVCGLNDANSSEFDPATPHRVIYKLRELRGVEELGGTMRLGAWTCKLEPGSKAHAAYGATEISERHRHRYEFNREYEALLTGAGLKITGTTPDGTYVEIVELADHPYFLGCQFHPEFKSKPLEPHPLFLAFVKASYENRKKRITETAQAHEDMFLRPAKA
- the kdsA gene encoding 3-deoxy-8-phosphooctulonate synthase, whose translation is MIENFQVGNVTVGSGELFLIAGPCVIESEEHALKMANSIAGVCTALHLPYIFKASYDKANRTSIRSFRGPGMDDGLRILASVAKSVGVPVLTDVHDAHDVERVAEAVDVLQIPAFLCRQTDLLVAAAKSGRAVNIKKGQFVSPWDMQHAVAKIRESGNDRVFLTERGSSFGYNNLVVDMRSLAIMREFAPVVFDATHSVQLPSAGDGAQSGGQPQFIPVLSRAAVAAGIDGIFMEVHDNPAQAKSDGANALDLKNLRGVLQQLIAVHAAANMRTE